The following are encoded together in the Kribbella voronezhensis genome:
- a CDS encoding response regulator transcription factor, with the protein MADRIRVVIVDGHTLTRFGLLGVVGGLADIEVVGDSGLGGDAVGLVEAVRPDVVVLDTALPDADGLLIARELRDRDDRLGIVLLAANGEDDLLFRALELGVSAFVTKTAPIAEVLAAIRHAAVAAKSFLASGLGPAFARRQLAAPVTVLSPRETEVLVLLGRGLTIPAIAGRIFVSASTAKTYVARIYEKLGASNRAQALMAGVRLGLISEELAAAG; encoded by the coding sequence GTGGCTGATCGGATCAGGGTTGTGATCGTTGACGGGCATACGTTGACGAGGTTCGGGTTGCTCGGAGTAGTGGGTGGGCTGGCCGACATCGAGGTCGTGGGGGACAGCGGGCTCGGGGGTGACGCTGTTGGGCTGGTTGAGGCGGTGCGGCCCGATGTGGTGGTGCTGGACACCGCGCTGCCGGATGCGGACGGGTTGCTGATCGCGCGGGAGTTGCGGGATCGGGACGACCGTCTCGGCATCGTGTTGCTGGCGGCCAACGGGGAGGACGACCTGCTGTTCCGGGCGCTGGAGCTCGGGGTGTCGGCGTTCGTCACCAAGACCGCGCCGATCGCCGAGGTGCTGGCTGCCATCAGGCATGCGGCGGTCGCGGCGAAGTCGTTCCTCGCCAGCGGGCTCGGGCCGGCCTTTGCGCGCAGGCAGTTGGCTGCGCCGGTGACAGTGCTGAGTCCGCGCGAGACCGAGGTCCTCGTCCTGCTCGGCAGAGGGCTGACGATCCCGGCCATCGCGGGCAGGATCTTCGTGAGCGCTTCGACGGCGAAGACCTATGTCGCCAGGATCTACGAGAAGTTGGGCGCGTCCAACCGGGCGCAGGCGCTGATGGCCGGCGTACGGCTCGGCCTGATCAGCGAGGAACTGGCCGCTGCGGGTTGA
- a CDS encoding prepilin peptidase, which translates to MVVALLLLVFLLGLAVGSFLNVVIHRVPRGESVVSPPSRCPRCGTPIRARHNVPVLGWLILRGRCADCGTPISARYPLVELGTGLLFAALTWRLDQLGRLPAVPAYLWFAAVGIALALIDLELRKLPNAIVLPSYPVLALLLTGAAAWQHDWWPLARAGIGAAALFGFFLLLVLIAPAGMGWGDVKLAGLLGGVLAYLSWPALLIGAFTAFALGAVVGIAAMSVGRAGRKTALPFGPFMIGGALVAIFLTDPLTGLWR; encoded by the coding sequence ATGGTCGTCGCCCTGCTACTGCTGGTGTTCCTGCTCGGGCTCGCCGTCGGCTCGTTTCTCAACGTAGTCATCCATCGGGTGCCCCGCGGCGAGTCCGTCGTCAGCCCGCCTTCCCGCTGCCCCCGCTGCGGTACGCCGATCCGCGCGCGCCACAACGTTCCGGTTCTGGGCTGGCTGATCCTCCGGGGACGCTGCGCCGACTGCGGTACGCCGATCAGCGCCCGCTACCCGTTGGTCGAGCTCGGTACCGGGCTCCTGTTCGCCGCGCTCACCTGGCGCCTGGACCAACTCGGCCGGCTGCCCGCCGTACCGGCGTACTTGTGGTTCGCGGCAGTCGGGATCGCCTTGGCGCTGATCGACTTGGAACTACGAAAGTTGCCCAACGCAATCGTCCTGCCGTCGTACCCGGTACTCGCCTTGCTGCTGACGGGCGCTGCCGCCTGGCAACACGATTGGTGGCCGCTGGCAAGGGCCGGGATCGGAGCGGCGGCGTTGTTCGGCTTCTTCCTGCTCCTGGTGCTGATCGCCCCGGCCGGGATGGGCTGGGGCGACGTCAAGCTCGCCGGGTTGCTGGGCGGCGTACTGGCCTATCTGTCCTGGCCTGCCCTGTTGATAGGCGCCTTCACTGCCTTCGCCCTCGGCGCGGTCGTCGGCATTGCCGCGATGTCGGTCGGCCGAGCCGGGCGCAAAACGGCGCTCCCCTTCGGCCCTTTCATGATCGGCGGTGCGCTCGTGGCGATCTTCCTCACCGATCCGCTGACCGGCCTTTGGCGCTGA
- a CDS encoding response regulator transcription factor → MAKSITVVVIDGHTLTRYGLVGLVAGAEGIEMVGECGTAAEAAAVVAVAVPDVVVLDVALPDGDGLRVAAELRDRYADLGIVVLTSNTEDDVMFRALETGVSAFVCKTAPNGEVLAAIRHAAVAACSFTATGLAGALGRRNSVMVGLTLSPREQQVLALLTDGMSVPAIARSMFVSPSTAKTYVARLYEKLGACNRAQAIMTALRLGLIERQLAVPA, encoded by the coding sequence ATGGCGAAATCAATCACGGTCGTGGTCATCGACGGCCACACGCTCACACGCTACGGCCTGGTCGGGCTCGTTGCCGGGGCCGAGGGCATCGAGATGGTGGGCGAGTGCGGTACGGCCGCGGAGGCCGCCGCGGTGGTGGCCGTCGCCGTTCCCGATGTCGTGGTGCTCGATGTCGCCCTGCCGGACGGCGACGGACTGCGGGTCGCCGCCGAGTTGCGCGACCGGTACGCCGACCTCGGCATCGTCGTACTGACCTCGAACACCGAGGACGATGTGATGTTCCGCGCCCTGGAGACGGGTGTCTCGGCCTTTGTCTGCAAGACGGCGCCCAACGGCGAGGTGCTGGCCGCGATCCGGCACGCGGCGGTGGCCGCCTGCTCCTTCACGGCGACCGGTCTGGCCGGTGCGCTCGGTCGCCGGAACTCCGTCATGGTCGGTCTGACGCTGAGCCCGCGGGAGCAGCAGGTGCTGGCGTTGCTGACCGATGGGATGTCGGTGCCGGCGATCGCCCGGTCGATGTTCGTCAGTCCGTCGACGGCCAAGACCTACGTGGCCCGGCTGTACGAGAAGCTCGGCGCCTGCAATCGCGCCCAGGCGATCATGACCGCCTTGCGCCTCGGCCTGATCGAGCGCCAGCTGGCGGTCCCGGCGTAA
- a CDS encoding type II secretion system protein, with amino-acid sequence MSHRLRAAVKHARIRQHVNNLLDPDQLTRRVHRARKRSESGFTLIELLIVIVILGVLSGIVVFAVSGIQDRGNAAACKTDKKTVQVAVEAYYAKKGVYPDAGPAGWLQLTVGADQMLREQPVGDGYTITLAAGGVVTAAGACT; translated from the coding sequence ATGAGCCACCGCCTTCGGGCCGCCGTCAAGCACGCCCGAATCCGCCAGCACGTCAACAACCTGCTCGACCCCGACCAACTGACCCGACGGGTCCACCGTGCCCGCAAGCGCTCCGAGTCCGGCTTCACCCTGATCGAGTTGCTGATCGTCATCGTCATCCTGGGTGTGCTGTCCGGCATCGTCGTGTTCGCCGTCAGCGGCATCCAGGACCGCGGCAACGCGGCCGCCTGCAAGACCGACAAGAAGACCGTTCAGGTCGCGGTCGAGGCGTACTACGCGAAGAAGGGCGTGTACCCCGACGCCGGTCCCGCCGGCTGGCTCCAGTTGACGGTCGGCGCGGACCAGATGCTCCGCGAACAGCCGGTGGGTGATGGCTACACGATCACCCTCGCGGCCGGCGGCGTAGTCACCGCCGCCGGCGCCTGCACGTAG
- a CDS encoding type IV pilus twitching motility protein PilT: MDLLLEELWNAGGTDLLLTVGMAPQLRVHGVLRPVADQSRLTRRDTDAMLAEVLNPHRSNVWQTTYEHDFSFSWRDNARIRANAFTQRGDTALALRIIPRSIPTMSELGLPPVLSQFARLHQGLVLVTGPTGSGKSTTLASMIHQINTDRACHIITIEDPIEYVHEHRRSAVNQREVGSDTASFPDALRAALREDPDVLLVGEMRDLESIRFALTIAETGHLVFATLHTNDTAQSLARIIDVFPAEQQSQVRVQLSAAISGVVHQRLLPRTGGGLVAAFEVMVANAGIRNLIKEGKTHQLRNALVTGRREGMVTLEQSLSLLVQAGDISYDDAVARSSYPREIEARPRSVVRP, from the coding sequence GTGGATCTGCTGTTGGAAGAACTCTGGAACGCCGGTGGTACCGACCTGCTCCTCACGGTCGGGATGGCACCCCAGCTCCGGGTTCACGGCGTACTGCGGCCGGTCGCCGATCAGTCGAGGCTGACCCGGCGCGACACCGACGCGATGCTCGCCGAGGTGCTCAATCCGCATCGCTCGAACGTCTGGCAGACGACGTACGAGCACGACTTCTCCTTCTCCTGGCGCGACAACGCGCGGATCCGCGCCAACGCGTTCACCCAGCGCGGCGACACCGCCCTCGCGCTACGGATCATCCCGCGCAGCATCCCGACCATGTCCGAGCTCGGGCTGCCGCCGGTGCTGTCCCAGTTCGCCCGGCTGCACCAGGGACTGGTCCTGGTCACCGGCCCGACCGGATCGGGCAAGTCGACCACGCTCGCCTCGATGATCCACCAGATCAACACCGACCGGGCCTGCCACATCATCACCATCGAGGACCCGATCGAGTACGTGCACGAGCACCGAAGGTCCGCGGTGAACCAGCGGGAGGTCGGCAGCGACACGGCCTCGTTCCCGGATGCGCTCCGGGCCGCTCTCCGCGAGGACCCGGATGTCTTGCTGGTGGGCGAAATGCGCGACCTGGAGTCGATCCGGTTCGCGCTGACGATCGCCGAGACCGGCCACCTCGTCTTCGCCACCTTGCACACCAACGACACCGCGCAGTCGCTGGCCCGGATCATCGACGTCTTCCCGGCCGAGCAGCAGTCGCAGGTCCGCGTCCAGTTGTCGGCGGCGATCAGCGGCGTGGTGCATCAACGCCTCCTGCCCCGAACGGGTGGCGGCCTCGTCGCTGCGTTCGAGGTGATGGTCGCCAACGCCGGAATCAGGAACCTGATCAAGGAAGGCAAGACCCACCAGCTGCGCAACGCGCTGGTCACCGGCCGGCGCGAGGGCATGGTGACGCTCGAACAGTCGCTGTCCCTGTTGGTCCAGGCCGGCGACATCTCGTACGACGACGCCGTCGCGCGCAGCTCGTATCCGCGCGAGATCGAAGCCCGGCCCCGATCGGTCGTCCGGCCATGA
- a CDS encoding GspE/PulE family protein, translated as MKHRGRSTAVPPVVDGRNALAGIDERVRMFEARDDAERRQPVGATVNEEAPVVQVVQLIITQGLRDRASDIHIEPHDSRIRVRFRVDGALRDQLDLPGSIGPGVVSRIKVLADLNIVERRRSQDGQIRMRIEDREVDIRVSTAAVVGGEKVVLRLLDKSRPLFRLEQLGMPPELARRYAELLRTPYGMVICAGPTGSGKTTTLYGSLGQIDTPERNIMTIEDPVEYSYASINQIQINEAAGITFATGLKSILRQDPDVILVGEVRDAETARIAVQSALTGHFVLSSVHATDTATAVHRLLDMGIENFLVASSVSAVISQRLIRKICEKCREYYEPPAAEQAFLATAGSSVPIGGLIRGVGCDACAGTGYLERTGVYELMAVTDTIRDLIVDRAPLVEIRKTARYEGMRTLQEEAARLVQAGVTTVPEVLRSIYTVGS; from the coding sequence ATGAAGCACCGGGGCCGCAGTACCGCGGTGCCACCCGTGGTCGACGGTCGCAACGCCCTGGCGGGGATCGACGAGCGGGTCCGGATGTTCGAGGCCCGCGACGACGCCGAACGCCGGCAGCCGGTCGGCGCGACGGTCAACGAGGAGGCGCCGGTGGTCCAGGTGGTGCAGCTGATCATCACCCAGGGCCTGCGCGACCGCGCTTCCGACATCCACATCGAGCCGCACGACAGCCGCATCCGGGTCCGGTTCCGGGTCGACGGCGCGTTGCGCGACCAGCTCGACCTGCCCGGTTCGATCGGGCCGGGCGTGGTGAGCCGGATCAAGGTGCTGGCCGACCTGAACATCGTCGAACGCCGGCGCTCCCAGGACGGCCAGATCCGGATGCGGATCGAGGACCGCGAGGTCGACATCCGGGTCTCGACGGCGGCCGTGGTCGGCGGCGAGAAGGTCGTGCTGCGGCTGCTCGACAAGAGCCGGCCGCTGTTCCGGCTCGAGCAGCTCGGGATGCCCCCCGAGCTCGCTCGCCGGTACGCCGAGTTGCTGCGTACGCCGTACGGGATGGTGATCTGCGCCGGGCCGACCGGGAGTGGCAAGACGACCACGCTCTACGGTTCGCTCGGCCAGATCGACACTCCCGAGCGCAACATCATGACGATCGAGGACCCGGTCGAGTACTCCTACGCCTCGATCAACCAGATCCAGATCAACGAGGCGGCCGGGATCACCTTCGCGACCGGGCTGAAGTCGATCCTGCGCCAGGACCCCGACGTCATCCTGGTCGGTGAGGTCCGCGATGCCGAGACCGCCCGGATCGCGGTCCAGTCGGCGCTGACCGGGCACTTCGTGCTGTCCTCGGTGCACGCGACCGACACCGCCACCGCCGTCCATCGCCTGCTGGACATGGGGATCGAGAACTTCCTGGTCGCCTCCTCGGTCAGCGCGGTCATCTCGCAACGGCTGATCCGCAAGATCTGCGAGAAGTGCCGCGAGTACTACGAACCGCCCGCCGCGGAGCAGGCCTTCCTCGCCACGGCCGGGAGCTCGGTGCCCATCGGTGGATTGATCCGCGGGGTCGGGTGCGACGCCTGCGCGGGCACCGGCTATCTGGAGCGCACCGGCGTCTACGAACTGATGGCGGTGACCGACACCATCCGGGACCTGATCGTCGACCGGGCACCGCTGGTCGAGATCCGCAAGACCGCCCGCTACGAAGGGATGCGGACCCTGCAGGAGGAAGCCGCCCGGCTCGTCCAGGCCGGCGTCACCACGGTCCCCGAGGTGCTTCGGTCCATCTACACGGTCGGGAGCTGA